A section of the Armatimonadota bacterium genome encodes:
- a CDS encoding TraR/DksA C4-type zinc finger protein, whose protein sequence is MQKSIDNEKFRKRLIEERERIRKEIEEIERDIGYYDTEIGHSELADYDNHPADAGSDTFEKEKDIALLDNYKDILGKIDEALGKLDRGTYGICDRCGRRIAEGRLEIIPYAIYCVECQDIIEGQ, encoded by the coding sequence ATGCAAAAATCTATTGATAATGAAAAATTCAGGAAAAGACTTATCGAAGAGCGTGAGCGTATTCGCAAGGAAATAGAAGAAATCGAACGCGATATAGGCTATTACGACACTGAAATTGGACATTCGGAACTAGCAGATTATGACAATCACCCTGCAGATGCAGGTTCTGATACATTTGAAAAGGAAAAAGATATCGCCCTATTAGATAACTATAAAGATATACTCGGAAAAATTGATGAGGCATTGGGCAAGCTTGACCGGGGCACTTATGGAATATGCGACCGGTGTGGAAGAAGGATTGCTGAAGGTCGCCTGGAGATAATCCCATATGCTATCTACTGTGTAGAATGCCAAGATATTATAGAGGGTCAGTGA
- the lspA gene encoding signal peptidase II, whose translation MTRRLFYTIALTVAFIDQSTKMLVSSHLRPGNSIPIIDGVVLIEPTRNPGGAFGIFQAYGGIITFLTALAIIAILVASRRDLVLPRIAWIALALQLGGAFGNLIDRIRLGYVLDFINFQVWPVFNFADAAITIGVVLLLCYVIFGDKFYARSAS comes from the coding sequence GTGACAAGAAGATTATTTTATACGATAGCGCTCACAGTGGCATTTATCGACCAATCTACAAAGATGCTTGTTTCCAGCCATCTTCGGCCTGGCAATTCAATTCCAATAATAGACGGTGTTGTACTTATCGAACCAACTCGCAACCCAGGTGGCGCATTTGGCATTTTTCAAGCATATGGAGGAATTATAACTTTTCTAACCGCCCTGGCAATTATTGCAATCCTCGTTGCTAGCCGTCGAGACCTTGTATTGCCACGAATTGCGTGGATCGCGCTGGCTTTGCAACTTGGCGGGGCATTTGGAAACTTAATAGATAGAATACGCTTAGGTTATGTTTTAGATTTCATCAACTTTCAAGTATGGCCTGTGTTTAATTTCGCAGACGCCGCAATTACAATTGGTGTTGTCTTGCTTTTGTGCTACGTAATTTTCGGCGATAAATTTTACGCACGCAGTGCGTCTTAA